A single genomic interval of Falco cherrug isolate bFalChe1 chromosome 8, bFalChe1.pri, whole genome shotgun sequence harbors:
- the SLU7 gene encoding pre-mRNA-splicing factor SLU7 isoform X1, with protein MASGTVMNATPSGGSNDVSLEEPKKMTREDWRKKKELEEQRKLGNAPAEVDEEGKDINPHIPQYISSVPWYIDPSKRPTLKHQRPQPEKQKQYSSSGDWYKRGVQEHAVATRYRKGACENCGALTHKKKDCMERPRKVGAKYTGMNIAPDEHVQPQLMFDYDGKRDRWNGYNPEEHMKIVEEYSKVDLAKRTLKAQKLQEELASGKLEQVNSPRHQWGEEEPNSQTERDHNSEDEDEDKYADDIDMPGQNFDSKRRITVRNLRIREDIAKYLRNLDPNSAYYDPKTRAMRENPYANTGKNPDEVGYAGDNFVRYTGDTISMAQTQLFAWEAYDKGSEVHLQADPTKLELLYKSFKVKKEDFKAQQKESILEKYGGQEHLDAPPAELLLAQTEDYVEYSRHGTVIKGQEKAIACSKYEEDVKINNHTCIWGSYWKEGKWGYKCCHSFVKYSYCTGEAGKEIANSEASLLEEQPREEEHMTKPKTLMEIHQEKQKEKKKKKHKKSSNSDSEGEEKKKQEKLKKALNAEEARLLHVKEIMQLDERKRPYNSLYETREPTEEEMEAYRMKRQRPDDPMASFLGQ; from the exons ATGGCATCAGGGACAGTAATGAATGCCACTCCTTCAGGAGGATCAAATGATGTGAGCCTAGAGGAACCAAAGAAGATGACACGGgaagactggaggaaaaagaaggaattagAAGAACAAAGGAAACTAGGGAATGCACCTGCTGAGGTGGATGAAGAAGGAAA AGATATCAATCCTCATATTCCTCAGTACATATCCTCAGTACCGTGGTACATAGATCCTTCTAAAAGACCTACACTAAAACATCAGAGACCTCAGccagagaagcagaaacagtATAGCTCCTCTGGAGATTGGTACAAACGAGGAGTTCAAGAG cATGCTGTAGCAACTAGATATCGTAAAGGAGCTTGCGAGAACTGTGGTGCATTGACACACAAGAAGAAAGACTGCATGGAG agaccCAGGAAAGTTGGAGCAAAATACACAGGCATGAATATTGCACCAGATGAACATGTGCAACCTCAGCTGATGTTTGATTATGATGGAAAGCGAGATCGTTGGAATGGTTATAACCCAGAAGAGCACATGAAGATTGTAGAGGAATATTCCAAGGTTGATTTG GCCAAACGTACACTGAAAGCCCAGAAGCTTCAGGAGGAGTTAGCATCAGGGAAGCTGGAGCAAGTG AACTCCCCAAGACACCAGTGGGGAGAAGAGGAACCAAATTCACAGACA GAAAGAGATCATAACAGTGAAGATGAAGACGAAGACAAATATGCAGATGACATTGATATGCCTGGGCAGAACTTTGACTCTAAAAGACGTATCACAGTTCGAAATTTACGTATTCGGGAAGACATTGCAAAA tACTTGAGGAATCTAGATCCAAACTCTGCTTATTACGATCCCAAAACAAGAGCAATGAGGGAGAACCCATATGCCAATACCGGCAAAAATCCTGATGA AGTTGGTTATGCAGGTGACAACTTTGTTCGCTACACTGGAGATACCATTTCAATGGCACAGACTCAGT TGTTTGCTTGGGAGGCTTATGACAAAGGCTCTGAAGTTCATCTTCAAGCAGATCCTACAAAATTAGAGCTACTTTATAAATCCTTCAAAGTGAAGAAAGAAGATTTCaaggcacagcagaaagaaagcatCCTAGAGAAG TATGGAGGACAAGAACATCTGGATGCCCCACCAGCTGAACTGCTGTTAGCTCAAACAGAAGATTATGTGGAGTACTCTAGGCATGGAACAGTCATCAAAGGACAAGAGAAAGCTATTGCTTGCTCTAAATATGAAGAGGATGTAAAGATCAACAACCATACA TGTATTTGGGGTTCATATTGGAAAGAAGGCAAGTGGGGTTACAAATGCTGCCACTCATTTGTCAAGTACTCGTACTGTACAGGAGAAGCCGGGAAAGAAATTGCT AATTCTGAAGCAAGCTTACTGGAAGAGCAACCCAGGGAGGAGGAACACatgacaaaacccaaaacactgaTGGAG ATTCaccaagagaaacagaaagagaagaaaaagaagaagcaCAAGAAGAGCTCCAATTCAGATAGTGAGggtgaagagaaaaagaagcaagaaaaacttaaaaag GCACTAAATGCAGAAGAGGCTCGTCTTCTCCACGTTAAAGAAATCATGC
- the SLU7 gene encoding pre-mRNA-splicing factor SLU7 isoform X2, which produces MASGTVMNATPSGGSNDVSLEEPKKMTREDWRKKKELEEQRKLGNAPAEVDEEGKDINPHIPQYISSVPWYIDPSKRPTLKHQRPQPEKQKQYSSSGDWYKRGVQEHAVATRYRKGACENCGALTHKKKDCMERPRKVGAKYTGMNIAPDEHVQPQLMFDYDGKRDRWNGYNPEEHMKIVEEYSKVDLAKRTLKAQKLQEELASGKLEQVERDHNSEDEDEDKYADDIDMPGQNFDSKRRITVRNLRIREDIAKYLRNLDPNSAYYDPKTRAMRENPYANTGKNPDEVGYAGDNFVRYTGDTISMAQTQLFAWEAYDKGSEVHLQADPTKLELLYKSFKVKKEDFKAQQKESILEKYGGQEHLDAPPAELLLAQTEDYVEYSRHGTVIKGQEKAIACSKYEEDVKINNHTCIWGSYWKEGKWGYKCCHSFVKYSYCTGEAGKEIANSEASLLEEQPREEEHMTKPKTLMEIHQEKQKEKKKKKHKKSSNSDSEGEEKKKQEKLKKALNAEEARLLHVKEIMQLDERKRPYNSLYETREPTEEEMEAYRMKRQRPDDPMASFLGQ; this is translated from the exons ATGGCATCAGGGACAGTAATGAATGCCACTCCTTCAGGAGGATCAAATGATGTGAGCCTAGAGGAACCAAAGAAGATGACACGGgaagactggaggaaaaagaaggaattagAAGAACAAAGGAAACTAGGGAATGCACCTGCTGAGGTGGATGAAGAAGGAAA AGATATCAATCCTCATATTCCTCAGTACATATCCTCAGTACCGTGGTACATAGATCCTTCTAAAAGACCTACACTAAAACATCAGAGACCTCAGccagagaagcagaaacagtATAGCTCCTCTGGAGATTGGTACAAACGAGGAGTTCAAGAG cATGCTGTAGCAACTAGATATCGTAAAGGAGCTTGCGAGAACTGTGGTGCATTGACACACAAGAAGAAAGACTGCATGGAG agaccCAGGAAAGTTGGAGCAAAATACACAGGCATGAATATTGCACCAGATGAACATGTGCAACCTCAGCTGATGTTTGATTATGATGGAAAGCGAGATCGTTGGAATGGTTATAACCCAGAAGAGCACATGAAGATTGTAGAGGAATATTCCAAGGTTGATTTG GCCAAACGTACACTGAAAGCCCAGAAGCTTCAGGAGGAGTTAGCATCAGGGAAGCTGGAGCAAGTG GAAAGAGATCATAACAGTGAAGATGAAGACGAAGACAAATATGCAGATGACATTGATATGCCTGGGCAGAACTTTGACTCTAAAAGACGTATCACAGTTCGAAATTTACGTATTCGGGAAGACATTGCAAAA tACTTGAGGAATCTAGATCCAAACTCTGCTTATTACGATCCCAAAACAAGAGCAATGAGGGAGAACCCATATGCCAATACCGGCAAAAATCCTGATGA AGTTGGTTATGCAGGTGACAACTTTGTTCGCTACACTGGAGATACCATTTCAATGGCACAGACTCAGT TGTTTGCTTGGGAGGCTTATGACAAAGGCTCTGAAGTTCATCTTCAAGCAGATCCTACAAAATTAGAGCTACTTTATAAATCCTTCAAAGTGAAGAAAGAAGATTTCaaggcacagcagaaagaaagcatCCTAGAGAAG TATGGAGGACAAGAACATCTGGATGCCCCACCAGCTGAACTGCTGTTAGCTCAAACAGAAGATTATGTGGAGTACTCTAGGCATGGAACAGTCATCAAAGGACAAGAGAAAGCTATTGCTTGCTCTAAATATGAAGAGGATGTAAAGATCAACAACCATACA TGTATTTGGGGTTCATATTGGAAAGAAGGCAAGTGGGGTTACAAATGCTGCCACTCATTTGTCAAGTACTCGTACTGTACAGGAGAAGCCGGGAAAGAAATTGCT AATTCTGAAGCAAGCTTACTGGAAGAGCAACCCAGGGAGGAGGAACACatgacaaaacccaaaacactgaTGGAG ATTCaccaagagaaacagaaagagaagaaaaagaagaagcaCAAGAAGAGCTCCAATTCAGATAGTGAGggtgaagagaaaaagaagcaagaaaaacttaaaaag GCACTAAATGCAGAAGAGGCTCGTCTTCTCCACGTTAAAGAAATCATGC